ATCATTTAGTTCACATTAAAAGCATAAGATCCATATCTCAAATGCatgttagaaatatattttaattttgaagatAATACTGGATGCATTTAAGGAGAGTGAAATTCATCATTTCATTAGAGACGAATATTTAAATGAGAATTGGGTGAGAGAGAGAGTGAAGAGAGTAAAAGCATAAGAGATGTGAAAAGACATATACTTTAATAGGATGGATTCAAGTGAaacgaaataaataaataaaaattaaatgtgctTTTAGAGAAATTAAATGACCTTTTAGAAACGTTTCAAaagagataaagagaaaaaaaaagaaaaacaattttaaatggataaaagaaagaATCTCCATTTATATGTAAGAAGTGACAATGGTGTCTATTTGTTTAGTTTCATGAgatggatatatttttttaagtaaatgttaattaaaaaatataaagtagttttgaaaaattaaattcataggAATTTGatcaattgttttttaaaagaaaggatTAAGTTAtcttagaattttatttttttggagttATCCTCTTTAATATCtttctatatatttaaaattgtatcAATCTACCTCTTGAATATTTTAAAGCAATCATGTACATTATAGATAAACTAGAAATTTATAATTACTATGAtctttttgttattgttattgtctTGAATGAAAGATTATATGTGTCTCTTAAATCAAAGTACTGGTTGGCCTAAGAGTATTTtacacataataaaaataaaaaatttagatttttttgatAGATTGTATTTTCTCATGTGAATGTAGCAAAACCTTAATCACAAAAATTTACAAGTAATATTtagttctattttttaaaatatatgttaatttatttaataaagtaaaaatgattttaaaaataataaaaactttaaatttggtTTATTAAATAACAAGTTTTAGTTTTTCGCTTAATGATTagatcaattaaataaaatatatacaaagagattttaaaaaggtggttttaaaattttataaatatttataacttaACCTATTGAATAAAAGTTTATAATTGAAtgtttgaaataataaaaacaaaacatatacaAAAAGTTATTAAAGTGAAAGAGTAACGTcatgaaatttttgtttttataagagatgtaaaaatatgtataaaatgaAATGAGTTTCTACAAATTGCCTCGtctaagagagaagaagaaaaacagacGAAGGCATGGAGAAGGGAAGAGAGTCCATTTATAAGACGGAAGTCAGAGAAGCTTCAAAGTTAGAGAAAAACAACAAGAGGAAGGAGGACAGAGTGAGCAACTTACCCGATGAAGTGCTTCATCGCATACTTTCCACTTTGGACGCAAAATCAGCGGTTCAAACGTGCGTTTTGAGCAAGCGATGGAGGCACGTTTGGACTTCCCTACCAGTCCTCAACTTCCTCGACTCTTCCTTCGACGATTTTCTCCATTTCCAGTGTTTCGTGGACCATTTTCTGTCTCGCAGAGATGCTTCCAGCAACATCTCCGTCCTCAACTTTGCGTGCACAGATCATGAACTTGATGATGGGCACACGCACATCGTAGATTCCATCATTGACCATGTTACCCTCACACCACCCATCACCATTCAGGGTCTCTACATCGTCGCTGAATGCATCGTAGGGAAGCTTCCTCAACTCTCTATTTGTCAATCTCTCACTACCCTCAAACTTGCTCACATATCCACTGAAACCACAACCTTTGACTTCTTATCTCTCACGCACTTGCACCTTTTCGATTGTCGGTTTGAGTGCGGTTTGGAAGAGCTTCTCGACCCTTTTAGGGATTGTCTTAATCTGAAGCACTTGTATCTTCATCGCTGTCAGTACTATGGAGGATTCCAGAGGTTTAAAATCTTTGCCCCCAAACTCACCCTGTTGAGCATTGCCCTGATGAGAGTAGATGAAATGTTTGATTCTGATTGTACCATCCAGCTTTTCACGCCAAAGCTCCAATCTTTTACATACTGTGACTTTGATCTCTATGATTTTTCTATTGAGGGGGACCTTCCTTTTATAGAAGAAGTGGATATTGATATGGGCTGTTTGGCTAAGGACACTTATTCACTGCTTCAGTTGATTGAATTGTTTCAAGTGATGGGGAATGCCCAGTTTGTATCCTTATCACCTGATATCATTGATGTAAGTACATATTTATATgtcaaatatgattattttgattaatagtTGTGtaatttgaagtttgaactaAATCCTTGTTTGTCTGTAACTGTCATATTTCCTATTCTCAGGTTCTAGCTACGTTTCCTGATCTACTGGATGGTCGGTCATCCCCTTTCACTAGAGTGAGGACTTTTGTGTTGAACATGGATACGCCTTCTTCCTCCTTTGTTATACCTCCTAATGTCATGGCCTACTTGTTTAGTGGATCTCGTGGACTTGATTTCTTGATTTCTATGAACGGGAAGGTGTGGAAAAAGGTATATAAAACCtcttttcaaaatgaaaaatgtaacacaatcactatttttcttcctaaatttttataaatgatttgcCATGCTTGGACGGAAAAAAATTTGCAGTGTAGCATTACCCTAAAAGTTAACTGTTGTCTAAATCCAATGCAATATATCAACACTTATTTAGTTGTGATGGGTAAATATGGATCATATGGTAGAGTATCGGTCTTCACAAGGCCTGCAGAGAGAGGTTGTGATATTTTATTGCCACActgaaatcaaattataaatctTGTACTTTCCGTTACAGGTGCAAAACAGTGCAAAACAATCTGATTGAAGATGGCTTCTTGCTAACTTTGAcagttttatctttttgagaTTGAAAGCTGTTTTAACAAAGAAGACtcgtgtattttttttgttctcccCAGAGAAATAGTGGTCCTGCTGAATGCTGATAATTTGCTGAATATGCAGCAAAGATGGGTTGACGCATTGTTCATAATCTGTCATATTTGTTGCTAACAGTTGTTATTTTGTGGTCTTTTAGGCCTTTTGCTCTCTAATGTTGTAAACTGCATATTACATATAGAGAATCTCAATTATATATCACCAACAACCAGATTCTGTTTTATCAAGTTAGttatattttccttttgatGCTCATGATATTCGTTCACAGCCTTTGCACTTGATAGAGATGGCAGCTGCTGCTCATTTAGTTTCATTTTTGCCTGAGAGgtgggattttttttgtttgcattAAATCATATGAATAAATGCAAAAATTTTAGAATCCAAGTTGCCTGATTGACCtgaaaatgatgcatcttgCAATTAATACCTGTATTTCTAGTAGGTTGGCTCCACGAAGCTGCCTACCTTTTTCCTCAAACATGGATTGAGGTATATCAACTTCTACCATTTGAAAACGACTAGATGTACAGATCTTTTCCTGATAAACTTAGTGCAATTACTCAGCAAGGTTTTCTTTGgaaataatgtattttaaaattttactttggAAATAATGTAATTAGGAAACAAGGTGATAATATAGTAACGTCTTTGTAGTTATGTGTggaaacaagaaatgaaaatagaatatttttgaaaaaaaatagtcttaaattgtttttgttctgttttcttattttcaaattttaaccgAGATGATGAAAAGCAAACGCTAAACTCAGCAAACAGACACAGAGCTTGTTGCTCGAAAGATACTATGTTTTCAATGTTTATAGTGTACTATCTATTTGAAAACAAAGTGTAAGAATTTCAGTAGTTTTCTTGTGGCCCAAAGGTTCCGAATTTTACTATCTATTTGatcatgttttatatttttaaattatatgtaatACAACTTCTTTGTCTTACATCACACGGGTGCTATTACTAGAACGGTACATGCAGTATAACTCATTGCTTTCTACGTTAACTATGATGTGCAAGGTTTAGTTTTTTTGTGCgtgattatataattttgatggAATCAAGGTTGAGATATGGTACTGCGAAAAATCTTTATCCTTGTCCGTGAGTGAAGGACAATTACACATGTCTGTCAAATAAAAGACGCATTACATCCTCTACAAAGCCAACatcttatattattaatcatCGGTAAAGTGTCACAAGCAACTTTCTATAAAAATTCTGTTGAGAACGATTCTAATCATGTGTCCTTTTGCTACCCAACACAATCTTACACAAATTGAAGTCTGCAAGCCTCCTTTCAATAAGTGAAATATCaatctccattttttttcttcataaaagtGGTGTTCACCCATTTTTCATCATGAAAGTGATTTTCAGCAaatgatacaaaataaaaactattttttacacGCCTCCTTGTGTATGATTCAACACAGTTTAAGTTTCTAACAAATTTGCACTAAAAAATACTATTGTCaacccaaaacaaaaatgttaagGTTAGCATTGatagaaaactaaaatactTTTGCCTTAGGGGACGTTGGGCAGCAGATAAGTCCTTTTATGAGCAAGAATTATGTTTATCGAGAATGAATAAGATTTGTTTGATTGAACATTGAgtatctttaaataaatttcttagGAATTAAAGaattatgtatattattttaattatttatcacattatataatttaattatataatttaataaaaaatgacatgatatttttattatagtaaaaaaaaataaacttaagaaAGTAAAATTCTAACCTTCATTGTgagaaagtttaaaaaaaatgattaaaaaacattatcagaaaacatcatttttcaagaataatatttttctaaaatgcatattaaacatataaaattaaaattttcaaccaATGATTcccgaaaaataaaaaacttatctCCCACCAAACACTTCTTTAGttctaaaaataaagtgaagtTAAGTGACAAACTTTACGGACATTAGCTTTGACCCAAAAGTTAACGGTTACACTTTAATCCAAAGTAAATAAAGGTTAAGTAACACAAAAAAGACAAATGCTAATCAATAGACACTAGTTAAGGAATTTAAACTtgaagtttttattaaaaagtgtCATTAATATATCTTTTCCGTGATTTTCAATGTATTCTCAATATGAAttccaatattaaaaaaaaaacttatattttgaaTTCATACTGGTTAACGGGACccgaaaaataaaaagtatagcATGTTGACTGTTGAGGAAGTCCGGAACCAGAAGGGGTAATTTATACCCTAATTTAAAACCATAGTTAAACTAGGAACATCAATGTCATAACTCAATCGAACAAAACAATTTTCAACATACATTTCCTGACATGGAGGAACATTTGTCACAAACATTAAAGATAAAGAAgaataaatagaagaaaaataaacatgttGGACATCTAATCCACTAGAtagatacaaaataaaatttggaatttTGTCCTTGGTTTTGCATAGGTAATAAAGTACTTGCAGGCTAATAATCCATGAGGATCGCTTGTATTTTGGCA
This region of Glycine max cultivar Williams 82 chromosome 7, Glycine_max_v4.0, whole genome shotgun sequence genomic DNA includes:
- the LOC100779795 gene encoding FBD-associated F-box protein At1g66320; translated protein: MEKGRESIYKTEVREASKLEKNNKRKEDRVSNLPDEVLHRILSTLDAKSAVQTCVLSKRWRHVWTSLPVLNFLDSSFDDFLHFQCFVDHFLSRRDASSNISVLNFACTDHELDDGHTHIVDSIIDHVTLTPPITIQGLYIVAECIVGKLPQLSICQSLTTLKLAHISTETTTFDFLSLTHLHLFDCRFECGLEELLDPFRDCLNLKHLYLHRCQYYGGFQRFKIFAPKLTLLSIALMRVDEMFDSDCTIQLFTPKLQSFTYCDFDLYDFSIEGDLPFIEEVDIDMGCLAKDTYSLLQLIELFQVMGNAQFVSLSPDIIDVLATFPDLLDGRSSPFTRVRTFVLNMDTPSSSFVIPPNVMAYLFSGSRGLDFLISMNGKVWKKVQNSAKQSD